A single genomic interval of Perca fluviatilis chromosome 19, GENO_Pfluv_1.0, whole genome shotgun sequence harbors:
- the LOC120548111 gene encoding indoleamine 2,3-dioxygenase 2-like: protein MRYIYIYTEQIQQLISGRHNHKVIYLSKPNSYSTQGTEKAEQMETNSRETLKADFDAFDISEELGFLLEEPLTDLPDYYRVWLDLANDLTHLIESHKLRDRVHKIPVLSPNLLIDHRELRLAHLVLGFISMGYVWQEGQHAPAEILPKALALPYWLVSRKLGLPPILTYADSVLANWKLKDPTGDMEIGNMDLIVSFPGGESCRGFFLVSLLVEMAASSGVTGALEVMNSLKTSDLSGVQKGLVKVTQSLKKMTETFKLMHNHVDPTAFHGTLRIFVSGWRDNPMLPKGLLYEGVSDEPIFLSGGSAAQSSTIQCFDALLCIQHEGDTGSFLTRMREYMPPAHRQLIETLSVCPSLRDFILSHSSSDLCQAYNSCVSALVDLRNYHLNAVTKYIVVPGNQARAMGCPMRGVGIALNSTGTGGSNLMLFLKGVRDTTKKAQIL, encoded by the exons atgagatatatatatatatatactgagcAAATTCAACAATTAATATCTGGGCGTCACAATCACAAAGTGATTTACCTCTCAAAGCCGAACTCCTACAGTACACAGGGTACAGAGAAGGCAGAGCAAATGGAGACTAACAGCAGAGAAACACTGAAGGCAGACTTTGATGCTTTTGATATTTCTGAGGAGCTTGGATTTCTCCTTGAAGAGCCACTG ACTGACCTTCCAGACTATTATCGGGTATGGTTGGACCTGGCAAATGATCTCACACATCTGATAGAGTCACATAAACTACGGGATCGGGTTCACAAG ATACCGGTCTTGAGTCCCAATCTCTTGATTGACCATCGGGAGCTAAGGCTGGCTCACCTAGTCCTGGGATTCATCAGCATGGGATATGTATGGCAGGAAGGACAACATGCGCCTGCTGAG ATTCTTCCAAAAGCCCTTGCCTTGCCATATTGGCTGGTATCTCGTAAGCTCGGCCTTCCACCCATCCTGACTTATGCAGATTCAGTTTTAGCCAACTGGAAATTAAAGGATCCCACAGG gGATATGGAAATTGG gaACATGGACTTGATAGTTTCCTTTCCTGGTGGTGAGAGTTGCAGGGGATTTTTCCTGGTGTCATTGTTGGTCGAGATGGCTGCCAGTTCAGGCGTAACG GGGGCTCTGGAGGTGATGAATTCTCTGAAAACCTCGGACCTCAGTGGCGTACAGAAAGGTCTCGTCAAAGTAACTCAGTCTTTGAAGAAGATGACAGAGACGTTCAAACTCATGCACA ATCATGTGGATCCAACTGCTTTTCATGGAACATTGCGAATTTTTGTCTCAGG GTGGCGAGACAACCCCATGCTTCCAAAGGGGCTGTTGTATGAAGGTGTGAGCGATGAGCCAATTTTTTTATCAGGCGGAAGTGCAGCCCAGAGTTCAACCATTCAGTGCTTTGATGCTTTACTGTGCATCCAGCATGAGGGTGATACAG GATCCTTCCTGACACGCATGAGGGAATACATGCCTCCTGCCCACCGTCAGCTGATAgaaactctgtctgtctgtccttctcTGCGAGACTTCATCCTGTCCCACTCCAGCTCTGATCTCTGCCAGGCCTACAACTCCTGTGTCTCAGCACTGGTGGATTTACGGAACTACCACCTCAATGCTGTGACCAAGTATATCGTTGTGCCCGGTAATCAGGCCCGCGCCATGGGGTGCCCAATGAGAGGTGTGGGCATTGCGCTGAATAGCACAGGGACAGGCGGATCCAATCTTATGTTATTCCTCAAGGGTGTTCGTGACACCACTAAAAAAGCACAAATTTTATAG